Proteins co-encoded in one Azospirillum brasilense genomic window:
- a CDS encoding sensor histidine kinase, producing the protein MSGGHILIVDDDTANIRALASVLEDRHEVRFATSGRRALELASADPPELVLLDVMMPGLDGYAVCRLLKTDPATADVPVIFITSLSSPEEEAFGLETGAVDYVTKPFSPAIVRARVATHLSLRRANRSLKDENEHLEALVRERTRKLAQAQREKMAALRQMVAGVAHEINTPIGVALGSASHLGDRVAAMTERLAANQLRRAELERFLASAGELAALLSGTIARAGEIVRCFKGVAADHGGLRQTIALRPFLEQVTESLRPQWEPLGHRMAVDCPADLRMVSNPAILSAILEQLVRNALEHAFPAGRHGLVTVGAAASGPDTVLLSVADDGAGIAEGSAGRILEPFFTTRRGTGSVGLGLNIVDNLASDRLGGSFTIASRTGGGTLATLHLPARTPPDL; encoded by the coding sequence GTGAGCGGTGGTCACATTCTGATCGTCGATGACGACACGGCCAACATCCGCGCGCTGGCCAGCGTGCTGGAGGACCGGCACGAGGTGCGCTTCGCGACCTCCGGCCGCCGCGCGCTGGAGCTGGCCTCCGCCGACCCGCCGGAGCTGGTGCTGCTCGACGTGATGATGCCGGGGCTGGACGGCTACGCGGTGTGCCGGCTGCTGAAGACCGACCCGGCCACCGCCGACGTCCCGGTGATCTTCATCACCTCACTGTCCAGCCCGGAGGAGGAGGCGTTCGGCCTGGAGACCGGGGCCGTCGATTACGTGACGAAGCCCTTCAGCCCGGCCATCGTGCGCGCCCGCGTCGCCACCCACCTGTCGCTGCGCCGGGCCAACCGCAGCCTGAAGGACGAGAACGAGCATCTGGAGGCGCTGGTCCGCGAGCGCACGCGCAAGCTGGCCCAGGCCCAGCGCGAGAAGATGGCGGCGCTGCGCCAGATGGTCGCCGGCGTGGCCCACGAGATCAACACGCCCATCGGCGTGGCGCTGGGCAGCGCGTCCCACCTCGGCGACCGGGTCGCCGCGATGACGGAGCGGCTGGCCGCCAACCAGCTCCGCCGCGCCGAGCTGGAGCGCTTCCTGGCGAGCGCCGGGGAACTGGCCGCCCTGCTGTCCGGCACGATCGCCCGCGCCGGCGAGATCGTGCGCTGCTTCAAGGGTGTGGCGGCGGACCATGGCGGGCTGCGCCAGACCATCGCGCTGAGGCCCTTCCTGGAGCAGGTGACGGAGAGCCTGCGCCCGCAGTGGGAGCCGCTGGGGCACCGCATGGCCGTGGATTGCCCCGCCGACCTGCGCATGGTCAGCAACCCGGCGATCCTGTCCGCGATCCTGGAGCAGCTTGTCCGCAACGCGCTGGAGCACGCCTTCCCAGCGGGGCGGCACGGGCTGGTGACGGTCGGGGCCGCGGCGTCGGGGCCGGACACGGTCCTGCTGTCCGTCGCCGACGACGGCGCCGGCATCGCGGAGGGGAGTGCCGGGCGCATCCTGGAGCCCTTCTTCACCACCCGCCGCGGCACCGGCTCGGTCGGGCTCGGGCTGAACATCGTGGACAATCTGGCGTCGGACCGGCTGGGCGGGTCCTTCACCATCGCCTCGCGCACCGGGGGCGGCACCCTGGCGACGCTGCACCTGCCGGCCCGCACCCCGCCGGATTTGTAG
- a CDS encoding ABC transporter substrate-binding protein: MSTHRNGSGISTLAPSRRGLLKAAAAGAVALPFAGVASRLVAAPTPAALKPLKLAWNTGAVCGAPVAVAKHNGFFEKHGLDVEFVNFAGTTEQLLEALATGKADIGHGMALRWLKPLEQGFDVRIIAGVHGGCMRLLAAKNGGITSLAGLKGKTVAISDLSSPAKHLFSIQLAKQGIDPNKDVEWRVFPGDLLAVAVDKGEAQAVAHWDPVTYNFLKSGNLVEISTNLSGEFANRVCCVLGARGSLLREDKAAAAAVTRAVFEAQHYSAANPVEAAKVYQQYSPKSSIEDLAAQLSSQTHDHNPVGADIKREIALYAEELKSVQVFKPGTDTAKFADRVYADVLG, from the coding sequence ATGAGCACGCATCGGAACGGTTCGGGCATATCGACGCTGGCGCCCTCGCGGCGCGGGCTGCTGAAGGCGGCGGCGGCGGGCGCGGTGGCGCTGCCCTTCGCGGGCGTGGCGTCCCGGCTGGTCGCCGCCCCGACGCCGGCCGCGCTGAAGCCGCTGAAGCTCGCCTGGAACACCGGCGCGGTGTGCGGTGCCCCGGTGGCGGTCGCCAAGCACAACGGCTTCTTCGAGAAGCACGGGCTGGATGTGGAGTTCGTCAACTTCGCCGGCACGACGGAGCAGCTTCTGGAGGCGCTCGCCACCGGCAAGGCGGACATCGGCCACGGCATGGCGCTGCGCTGGCTGAAGCCGCTGGAGCAGGGCTTCGACGTGCGCATCATCGCGGGCGTGCATGGCGGCTGCATGCGCCTGCTGGCCGCCAAGAACGGCGGGATCACCAGCCTTGCCGGGCTGAAGGGCAAGACGGTGGCAATCAGCGACCTGTCCAGCCCGGCCAAGCATTTGTTCTCCATCCAGCTCGCCAAGCAGGGGATCGACCCGAACAAGGACGTGGAATGGCGCGTTTTCCCCGGCGACCTGCTGGCCGTCGCGGTCGACAAGGGTGAGGCGCAGGCCGTCGCCCACTGGGACCCGGTGACCTACAATTTCCTGAAGTCCGGCAATCTGGTGGAGATCTCCACCAACCTGTCGGGCGAATTCGCCAACCGCGTCTGCTGCGTGCTCGGCGCGCGCGGCAGCCTGCTGCGCGAGGACAAGGCCGCCGCCGCCGCGGTGACCCGCGCCGTTTTCGAGGCGCAGCATTACTCGGCCGCCAACCCGGTGGAGGCCGCCAAGGTTTACCAGCAATATTCGCCCAAGAGCAGCATCGAGGACCTCGCCGCCCAGCTCAGCAGCCAGACGCACGACCACAACCCGGTGGGCGCCGACATCAAGCGCGAGATCGCCCTCTACGCGGAGGAGCTGAAGAGCGTGCAGGTCTTCAAGCCGGGCACCGACACGGCGAAGTTCGCCGACCGCGTCTACGCCGACGTGCTGGGCTGA
- a CDS encoding ABC transporter permease, with the protein MSSLDDAAVLVADRPAAPRLWLGGLAASAAWLAAAALTALWPEGEEWVRTGEFASLLAVVGGALAFAVPLLRLFGAAGERLRAAAPWLVVLALGVIGWELVTAKLDLLPRPFFAPPQALLEVYLDEWPRLLECTVASLQLLLLGYGIGAFVGFVTGVSIGWSRAVGYWVHPVLRLIGPLPATAWLPIAFFAFPSSWSASVFLIALATGVPVTILTWSGVSGVNPAYYDIARTLGASPRFLVLKVAVPAAMPHVFVGLFMGLGASFAVLVVAEMMGVKAGLGWYLQWAQGWAAYANMYAALLVMALVCSSLVTLLFKARDRLLAWQKGLLKW; encoded by the coding sequence ATGAGCAGCCTGGATGACGCCGCGGTGCTGGTGGCGGACCGCCCCGCCGCCCCGCGCCTGTGGCTGGGCGGGCTGGCGGCCAGTGCCGCCTGGCTGGCCGCCGCCGCCCTGACCGCCTTGTGGCCGGAAGGCGAGGAGTGGGTGCGCACCGGCGAATTCGCCAGCCTGCTGGCGGTCGTCGGCGGCGCGCTGGCCTTCGCCGTGCCGCTGCTGCGCCTGTTCGGCGCGGCGGGGGAGCGGCTGCGGGCCGCCGCCCCCTGGCTGGTCGTGCTGGCGCTCGGCGTGATCGGCTGGGAGCTGGTCACCGCCAAGCTCGACCTGCTGCCGCGTCCCTTCTTCGCGCCGCCGCAGGCTCTGCTGGAGGTCTATCTGGACGAGTGGCCGCGGCTGCTGGAATGCACCGTGGCGTCGCTGCAACTGCTGCTGCTCGGCTACGGGATCGGCGCCTTCGTCGGCTTCGTCACGGGGGTGTCCATCGGCTGGTCGCGGGCGGTGGGCTACTGGGTGCATCCGGTGCTGCGGCTGATCGGGCCGCTGCCGGCCACGGCGTGGCTGCCCATCGCCTTCTTCGCTTTCCCGTCGAGCTGGAGCGCCAGCGTCTTCCTGATCGCGCTGGCGACCGGCGTGCCGGTGACCATCCTGACCTGGTCAGGGGTGTCCGGCGTCAACCCGGCTTATTACGACATCGCCCGCACGCTGGGCGCGTCCCCGCGCTTCCTGGTGCTGAAGGTGGCGGTGCCGGCGGCAATGCCGCACGTCTTCGTCGGCCTGTTCATGGGGCTCGGCGCCTCCTTCGCGGTGCTGGTGGTGGCGGAGATGATGGGGGTCAAGGCCGGGCTCGGCTGGTACCTGCAATGGGCGCAGGGCTGGGCGGCCTACGCCAACATGTACGCGGCGCTGCTGGTGATGGCGCTGGTGTGCTCCAGCCTCGTCACGCTGCTGTTCAAGGCGCGCGACCGGCTGCTCGCCTGGCAGAAGGGATTGCTGAAATGGTAG
- a CDS encoding ABC transporter ATP-binding protein, translating into MVALEQELPAGLELEVQGVSHAFDLHGAPLPVLDTVGLHAKPGEFVALLGPSGCGKSTLLRLVAGLEPPRSGRILADGLPITGPHPSRVVVFQDPTLYPWRTVWDNVALGLEAQGVLRQRRNRVDEALRLVGLDGFAKAYPHQLSGGMAQRAALARALVNDPRLLVLDEPLGKLDSLTRIQMQGEIVALWRRAGFTTLLVTHDVEEALLMATRVIVFSERPARIKAEIAVDRPYPRHRDDPVLVELRHKALELLGLAGSW; encoded by the coding sequence ATGGTAGCGCTGGAACAGGAGTTGCCGGCCGGTCTGGAGCTTGAGGTCCAGGGCGTCAGCCACGCCTTCGACCTGCACGGTGCGCCGCTGCCCGTGCTGGATACGGTCGGCCTGCACGCCAAGCCGGGCGAGTTCGTGGCGCTGCTCGGCCCGTCGGGCTGCGGCAAGTCCACGCTGCTGCGGCTGGTCGCCGGGCTGGAGCCGCCGCGCTCGGGCCGGATCCTGGCCGACGGCCTGCCGATCACCGGGCCGCACCCGTCGCGGGTGGTGGTCTTCCAGGACCCGACGCTCTACCCCTGGCGCACCGTCTGGGACAATGTGGCGCTGGGGCTGGAGGCGCAGGGCGTGCTGCGCCAGCGGCGCAACCGCGTGGACGAGGCGTTGCGGCTGGTCGGGCTGGACGGCTTCGCCAAGGCCTATCCGCACCAGCTCTCCGGCGGCATGGCGCAGCGCGCGGCGCTGGCCCGCGCGCTGGTCAACGACCCGCGCCTGCTGGTGCTGGACGAGCCGCTGGGCAAGCTCGACAGCCTGACCCGCATCCAGATGCAGGGCGAGATCGTCGCGCTGTGGCGGCGCGCCGGCTTCACCACCCTGCTGGTGACCCACGATGTGGAGGAGGCTCTGCTGATGGCCACCCGCGTCATCGTGTTCAGCGAGCGCCCGGCCCGCATCAAGGCGGAGATCGCCGTCGACCGCCCCTATCCCCGCCACCGCGACGATCCGGTGCTGGTGGAGCTGCGCCACAAGGCGCTGGAATTGCTGGGCCTTGCCGGGAGCTGGTAG
- a CDS encoding DUF3649 domain-containing protein, producing the protein MTTLPSRLRFGPDGLRRLDVASRSLAGIVGGYALAAVAAMFLALTLPMPRAEAVYTATMLSFAIHAGAFVWAFAVRSRRVWPGLLAPTLLLGGGTWLLHGLQSGAPS; encoded by the coding sequence ATGACGACTCTCCCTTCCCGGCTGAGGTTCGGGCCGGATGGGCTGCGCCGCCTGGACGTGGCGTCCCGCAGCCTCGCCGGGATCGTCGGCGGCTACGCGCTGGCGGCGGTGGCGGCAATGTTCCTGGCCCTGACGCTTCCGATGCCGCGGGCGGAGGCGGTCTACACCGCCACCATGCTGTCCTTCGCTATCCACGCCGGGGCCTTCGTCTGGGCCTTCGCCGTCCGGTCGCGGCGGGTCTGGCCCGGCCTGCTGGCGCCGACGCTGCTGCTGGGCGGCGGAACCTGGCTGCTGCACGGCCTGCAATCGGGGGCGCCGTCATGA
- a CDS encoding PepSY-associated TM helix domain-containing protein — MKDGFRQSMAWLHTWSGLLLGWLLFAVFLTGTIAYFRQEVTVWMQPELHGSIPDAGTAERAVERMGQLAPDAAQWTITLPGERSPAVSVSWRPVDAKPNDRAALKRATLDAGTGAVLEPRDTAGGNFLYRFHFELYGMPREVARWIVGIATMAMLVAIVSGIITHRRIFKDFFTFRPEKSALRSWMDGHVAAAVLALPFHLMITYSGLLLFMTMLMPWAVDLAYDGNRQAYFAESGFRRAPPPPRPAPQVAPLTPVAPLLAEADRRWAGRGGVGSLTVTNPGRANATIELRPAESDSIGRGAATERLLFDGVTGRTLEAPPAEPQPAAMATGNYLMGLHLARFAGTGMRWLFFISGVAGTVMVGSGLILWVVKRRSQRGRADTWADGPEPFGHRLADRLNIGVVAGLPLAVAAYFWANRLLPAGLEERAGWEIGVFFLTWAAALLHAPLRPSRRGWAEQLWAGAALFALLPMLNLATAAGHLGNSLPAGNWLLAGFDLTALAVGLLLGFAARKVGRNVFARKAAPASALPAGAVVEELT, encoded by the coding sequence ATGAAGGACGGGTTCCGCCAGTCCATGGCGTGGCTGCACACCTGGTCGGGGCTTCTGCTGGGCTGGCTGCTGTTCGCCGTCTTTCTGACCGGCACCATCGCCTATTTCCGGCAGGAGGTGACGGTCTGGATGCAGCCGGAACTTCATGGTTCCATCCCCGACGCGGGGACCGCCGAGCGGGCGGTGGAGCGGATGGGCCAACTCGCCCCCGACGCGGCGCAGTGGACCATCACGCTGCCCGGCGAGCGGTCGCCCGCGGTGTCGGTGTCCTGGCGCCCGGTGGACGCCAAGCCGAACGACCGCGCCGCCCTGAAGCGCGCCACGCTCGACGCCGGGACCGGTGCGGTGCTGGAGCCGCGCGACACGGCGGGCGGCAACTTCCTCTACCGCTTCCATTTCGAGCTGTACGGGATGCCGCGCGAGGTCGCGCGGTGGATCGTCGGCATCGCCACCATGGCGATGCTGGTCGCCATCGTCAGCGGCATCATCACCCACCGCCGCATCTTCAAGGATTTCTTCACGTTCCGGCCGGAGAAGTCGGCGCTGCGCTCCTGGATGGACGGGCATGTGGCGGCGGCGGTGCTGGCGCTGCCCTTCCACCTGATGATCACCTATTCCGGCCTGCTGCTGTTCATGACGATGCTGATGCCCTGGGCGGTCGACCTCGCTTACGACGGCAACCGGCAGGCCTATTTCGCCGAGAGCGGGTTCCGCCGCGCGCCGCCCCCGCCGCGTCCGGCGCCGCAGGTCGCGCCATTGACTCCGGTGGCGCCGTTGCTCGCCGAGGCCGACCGGCGCTGGGCCGGCCGTGGCGGGGTGGGAAGCCTGACCGTCACCAACCCCGGCCGCGCCAACGCCACCATCGAGCTGCGGCCCGCGGAGTCCGACTCCATCGGGCGCGGCGCCGCGACGGAACGGCTGCTGTTCGACGGGGTGACCGGACGGACGCTGGAGGCCCCACCGGCGGAGCCGCAGCCGGCGGCCATGGCGACCGGCAACTATCTGATGGGGCTGCATCTGGCGCGCTTCGCCGGGACGGGCATGCGCTGGCTGTTCTTTATCTCCGGCGTCGCCGGGACGGTGATGGTGGGCAGCGGCCTGATCCTCTGGGTGGTCAAGCGGCGGTCGCAGCGCGGCCGGGCGGACACTTGGGCGGACGGTCCCGAACCCTTCGGGCACCGGCTGGCCGACCGGCTCAACATCGGCGTGGTGGCGGGCCTGCCCCTGGCCGTCGCCGCCTATTTCTGGGCCAACCGCCTGCTGCCGGCGGGTCTGGAGGAGCGCGCGGGCTGGGAGATCGGGGTGTTCTTCCTGACTTGGGCCGCCGCCCTGCTGCACGCCCCCCTGCGCCCGTCGCGGCGCGGCTGGGCGGAGCAGTTGTGGGCCGGGGCGGCGCTGTTCGCTCTGCTGCCCATGCTGAATCTCGCCACCGCCGCCGGGCATCTGGGCAACAGTCTGCCGGCGGGGAACTGGCTGCTGGCCGGCTTCGACCTGACGGCGCTGGCGGTCGGGCTGCTGCTGGGCTTCGCCGCGCGCAAGGTCGGGCGGAACGTCTTTGCCCGCAAGGCCGCGCCGGCCTCTGCGTTGCCCGCTGGGGCTGTCGTGGAGGAACTGACATGA
- a CDS encoding DUF3325 domain-containing protein, protein MILSSLCVAYAGLLALALAMDRHHEQVFARRPSARTSRLLGWAGWLGLALSLPPAVIGWGWAVGIPAWLGLLTVAAAALVLLFPHAPRAALRLGPVALLCAPFPALLG, encoded by the coding sequence ATGATCCTGTCGTCGCTGTGCGTCGCTTATGCGGGCCTGCTCGCCCTGGCGCTCGCCATGGACCGCCATCACGAGCAGGTCTTCGCCCGCCGCCCCTCCGCCCGGACCAGCCGCCTGCTGGGATGGGCAGGATGGCTGGGGCTCGCGCTGTCGTTGCCGCCCGCGGTGATCGGGTGGGGATGGGCGGTCGGCATTCCGGCTTGGCTGGGGCTGCTGACGGTGGCCGCCGCGGCGCTGGTCCTGCTGTTTCCCCACGCGCCGCGGGCTGCCTTGAGGCTCGGCCCGGTGGCGCTGCTCTGCGCCCCGTTCCCTGCACTTCTTGGCTGA
- a CDS encoding HMA2 domain-containing protein — MTGRTSPIASAVPGRIRVRHPLLRRTNRFQEALGRLEALDTVRVTESNPAVGSVLLSYDPAVVTPEDARSQVEALLSAVLHPAEAPPPDAPAPVAEGKPAAPELKWRINRAAKIGMMGSMAATLAALGVGKRVHAGFGTLFVAFMLVHMTVQRKRLFQ, encoded by the coding sequence ATGACCGGACGGACCTCTCCCATCGCATCGGCGGTGCCCGGACGCATCCGCGTGCGCCACCCGCTGCTGCGCCGGACCAACCGCTTCCAGGAGGCGCTGGGCCGCCTGGAAGCGCTGGATACCGTCCGTGTGACCGAGAGCAACCCGGCGGTGGGCAGCGTCCTGCTGAGCTACGACCCCGCCGTGGTGACGCCGGAGGATGCCCGGTCCCAGGTGGAGGCGCTGCTGTCGGCGGTCCTGCACCCCGCGGAGGCTCCGCCGCCGGATGCTCCGGCGCCCGTCGCGGAGGGCAAGCCGGCCGCTCCCGAGCTGAAATGGCGGATCAACCGCGCGGCCAAGATCGGGATGATGGGCAGCATGGCGGCGACCCTGGCGGCGCTGGGGGTGGGCAAGCGCGTCCACGCCGGCTTCGGCACGCTGTTCGTCGCCTTCATGCTCGTCCACATGACCGTGCAGCGCAAACGCCTCTTCCAATGA
- a CDS encoding cation transporter, with translation MPNDFLSRLAAALTIAHHIPGRVRLKLDGAAERSLAALADDARALHRALSGAEGIRSVALNPLARSCTIEYDPTVIPPSAWPDLLSGEASAAAGTLLRIATAGLAGGAPERRP, from the coding sequence ATGCCCAACGATTTCCTGAGCCGGCTGGCCGCCGCCCTGACCATTGCGCACCACATTCCGGGCCGGGTGCGGCTGAAGCTCGACGGCGCCGCGGAGCGCAGTCTGGCGGCGCTGGCCGACGACGCCAGGGCGCTGCACCGGGCGCTCTCCGGGGCGGAGGGCATCCGCTCCGTCGCGCTGAACCCGCTCGCCCGCTCCTGCACCATCGAATACGACCCCACGGTGATCCCGCCCTCGGCGTGGCCGGATCTGCTGAGCGGGGAAGCCAGCGCGGCGGCCGGGACGCTGCTGCGCATCGCCACCGCCGGGTTAGCGGGCGGTGCGCCGGAAAGGAGACCATGA
- a CDS encoding YtxH domain-containing protein — protein MAKKIKKALKKLKKQQRQYEAAVAAGGAPIGGGMGANAARGQGLLGGLTGLLPSRRSEQFLVGLLVGAAVAYVLSDEELRGKIVKSGLKLYGNLAGGLAEMKEQMADLQAELEAEQAGAL, from the coding sequence ATGGCTAAGAAGATCAAGAAGGCGTTGAAGAAGCTGAAGAAGCAGCAGCGCCAGTACGAAGCCGCCGTGGCCGCCGGCGGCGCCCCCATTGGAGGTGGCATGGGGGCCAATGCCGCGCGGGGGCAGGGGCTTCTCGGCGGGCTGACCGGCCTGCTGCCGTCGCGCCGGTCCGAGCAGTTCCTGGTCGGGCTTCTGGTCGGGGCGGCGGTGGCCTATGTGCTGTCCGACGAGGAGCTGCGCGGCAAGATCGTGAAGTCCGGCCTGAAGCTCTACGGCAACCTCGCCGGCGGCCTCGCCGAGATGAAGGAGCAGATGGCCGACCTCCAGGCCGAGCTGGAGGCGGAACAGGCCGGAGCGTTATGA
- a CDS encoding heavy metal translocating P-type ATPase: MSGPPWFLRLEPVHRVPGRIRLRYACRPGTPADEATLHRVVEAVAGVASVRASRAARSLVIRYDPAVTDATALCLTLAALPIPEAAPPSPAADGGENHGATLVRSLATLAGGFLLPMPLRLPLSLAVALPMLREGVAIYGREGVNSHVLEAAAVAISLARRDFTAANTTVFMLALGEYMEDSIARRSDALLKRLLRPSSDQVWLLRDGVEVQVPADTVLVGDSVVIGAGTVIPVDGTVLSGEATVNEAAMTGESAPVVKQRGSAVLSGTLMEEGRLVVYAEHVGSHTAAARIADYVEQSLTAKSEAQLDAARLADRLVPTVLKLAGGSFLMTGDWRSAASVLQADYSCALKLATPVAFKSAMYGAGQAGILIKGANALERLAQADTVIFDKTGTLTTGDLQVTDSIAFDPTFSPDDLICLAASVEEHYFHPLAMAVVNAAKETHNRHFDHQEVKFIVAHGVASVIDGKRIVVGSRHFIEDDEGIDTTAHRAAIDALHRDGKTLLFIGFGGVLAGVLALKDSVRAASAATIARLRRAGVKRVLMLTGDHRDRAAELAAELRLDGFHADLLPTDKARIIEDLSRAGARIAFIGDGINDAPALAGAHVGIAMQKGADIARLTADVALLEDRIERVADAKETANAAMALIARNYRLTVGLNSAILGAAALGLLSPVGTAVLHNGTTIGILLNALRRAPAASLPPPQPSPASREREA, translated from the coding sequence ATGAGCGGCCCGCCCTGGTTCCTGCGGCTGGAGCCGGTCCATCGGGTTCCGGGGCGCATCCGCCTGCGCTACGCCTGCCGTCCCGGCACCCCCGCCGACGAGGCGACCCTGCACCGGGTGGTGGAGGCGGTCGCCGGCGTGGCGTCGGTCCGGGCGAGCCGCGCCGCGCGGTCGCTTGTCATCCGCTACGACCCGGCGGTGACCGACGCCACGGCGCTGTGCCTTACGCTGGCCGCCCTGCCGATCCCTGAGGCGGCTCCGCCCTCCCCGGCGGCGGATGGCGGGGAGAATCACGGCGCGACGCTGGTCCGCAGCCTCGCCACGCTGGCCGGCGGCTTCCTGCTGCCCATGCCGCTGCGCCTGCCGCTGTCGCTGGCCGTCGCCCTGCCGATGCTGCGCGAGGGCGTGGCGATCTACGGGCGGGAGGGCGTCAACTCCCACGTGCTGGAAGCGGCGGCGGTGGCGATCTCCCTGGCGCGGCGGGACTTCACCGCGGCCAACACCACCGTCTTCATGCTGGCGCTCGGCGAATACATGGAGGACTCCATCGCCCGCCGGTCGGACGCGCTGCTGAAACGGCTGCTCCGCCCGTCGAGCGATCAGGTGTGGCTGCTGCGCGACGGGGTGGAGGTCCAGGTGCCCGCCGACACCGTCCTGGTCGGCGACAGCGTGGTCATCGGCGCCGGGACGGTGATCCCGGTGGACGGCACGGTGCTGAGCGGGGAGGCGACCGTCAACGAGGCCGCCATGACCGGCGAGAGCGCCCCGGTGGTCAAGCAGCGCGGCTCCGCCGTCCTCTCCGGCACGCTGATGGAGGAGGGTCGGCTGGTCGTCTACGCCGAGCATGTCGGCAGCCACACCGCCGCCGCCCGCATCGCCGATTACGTCGAACAGTCGCTGACGGCCAAGAGCGAGGCGCAGCTCGACGCGGCGCGGCTGGCCGACCGGCTGGTGCCCACGGTGCTGAAGCTGGCCGGCGGGTCCTTCCTGATGACCGGCGACTGGCGAAGCGCGGCGTCGGTGCTCCAGGCCGACTATTCCTGCGCGCTGAAGCTGGCGACCCCGGTGGCCTTCAAGTCGGCCATGTACGGGGCGGGGCAGGCGGGCATCCTGATCAAGGGCGCCAACGCGCTGGAGCGGCTGGCCCAGGCCGACACGGTGATCTTCGACAAGACGGGCACGCTGACCACCGGCGACCTTCAGGTGACCGATTCCATCGCCTTCGACCCGACCTTCAGCCCCGACGACCTGATCTGCCTCGCCGCCTCGGTGGAGGAGCATTACTTCCACCCGCTGGCGATGGCCGTGGTCAACGCCGCCAAGGAAACGCACAACCGCCACTTTGACCATCAGGAGGTGAAGTTCATCGTCGCCCACGGGGTGGCCAGCGTCATCGACGGCAAGCGCATCGTCGTCGGCTCCCGCCACTTCATCGAGGACGACGAGGGCATCGACACCACGGCCCACCGCGCGGCCATCGACGCGCTGCACCGCGACGGCAAGACGCTGCTGTTCATCGGCTTCGGCGGGGTGCTGGCCGGCGTGCTGGCGCTGAAGGACAGCGTGCGGGCGGCCAGTGCGGCGACCATCGCGCGGCTGCGGCGGGCCGGCGTGAAGCGGGTGCTGATGCTGACCGGCGACCACCGCGACCGCGCCGCCGAGCTGGCCGCGGAGCTGCGCCTCGACGGCTTCCACGCCGACCTGCTGCCCACCGACAAGGCCCGCATCATCGAGGACCTGAGCCGCGCGGGCGCGCGCATCGCCTTCATCGGCGACGGCATCAACGACGCCCCGGCGCTGGCCGGCGCCCATGTCGGCATCGCCATGCAGAAGGGGGCGGACATCGCCCGGCTGACCGCCGACGTGGCGCTTCTGGAGGACCGGATCGAGCGGGTGGCCGACGCCAAGGAGACGGCGAACGCCGCCATGGCGCTGATCGCCCGCAACTACCGCCTGACGGTCGGGCTGAACAGCGCGATCCTCGGCGCCGCCGCGCTGGGCCTGCTGTCCCCGGTGGGCACCGCCGTGCTGCACAACGGGACCACGATCGGGATTCTGCTCAACGCGCTGCGCCGCGCGCCGGCGGCGTCGTTGCCCCCTCCCCAACCCTCCCCCGCTTCGCGGGAGAGGGAGGCTTAG
- a CDS encoding DUF6925 family protein has protein sequence MSDLPSLLRDALNNPATGWSLGAFGAIAEFIRDPDEPVALRDDGVELEARTARGGLRLRPTPAIRPVPYRTRGGSLAVALCLPRHVGAMNRRGVVTELGPDDAAIAEADRGARLFDLGLGVFQTDVCVRSADPATIARLRAVVGTELLAPGNPLPPDLPALSPDRVFIGPFGRIEVSQPIPPPDGRSPEGPHTHVLPKLLAHNRTHAATVPIPDGWVPSLYLSPPAESFAAWEGLGR, from the coding sequence ATGAGCGACCTGCCTTCCCTGCTGCGCGACGCGCTGAACAACCCGGCCACCGGCTGGAGCCTCGGCGCCTTCGGCGCCATCGCGGAGTTCATCCGCGACCCGGACGAGCCCGTCGCCCTGCGCGACGACGGCGTGGAGCTGGAGGCGCGGACCGCCCGCGGCGGGCTGCGCCTGCGCCCCACGCCGGCCATCCGCCCGGTGCCCTACCGGACGCGCGGCGGCAGCCTCGCCGTGGCCCTCTGCCTGCCCCGCCACGTCGGCGCGATGAACCGGCGCGGCGTGGTGACCGAACTGGGTCCCGACGACGCGGCCATCGCCGAGGCGGACCGCGGCGCCCGGCTGTTCGACCTCGGGCTGGGCGTCTTCCAGACCGACGTCTGCGTCCGCAGCGCCGACCCCGCCACCATCGCCCGCCTGCGAGCGGTGGTCGGGACGGAGCTGCTGGCGCCGGGCAACCCCTTGCCGCCCGACCTGCCGGCGCTCAGCCCCGACCGCGTCTTCATCGGCCCCTTCGGCCGGATCGAGGTCAGCCAGCCGATCCCGCCGCCCGACGGCCGCAGCCCGGAGGGTCCGCACACCCACGTCCTGCCGAAGCTGCTGGCCCACAACCGGACCCACGCGGCGACCGTCCCGATTCCGGACGGCTGGGTGCCCAGCCTGTACCTGTCGCCGCCGGCGGAGTCCTTCGCCGCGTGGGAGGGGTTGGGGCGCTGA